From a region of the Natronogracilivirga saccharolytica genome:
- the purU gene encoding formyltetrahydrofolate deformylase: MELRNSTSSRNSAIILIHCPDKKGLVAAVTRFLAHNNGNILEIDQHVDKLSQVFFMRVEWDLDGFLIPDDQIESEFSKHIGTPFDMHWQLYFSREKPKMAVFVSGYGHCLYDILARYDSGEWYVDIPLIISNHPHMKQVADRYGIDYHQFDVNQENKPEVEAKQKELLHSYEIDVMVLARYMQILSDNFVADYPGRIINIHHSFLPAFPGARPYHSAFQRGVKVIGATSHYVTADLDEGPIIEQDVIHVNHRHSVEDLARKGRDLEKIVLARAIWLHLERRTMVFENRTIVFQ; this comes from the coding sequence ATGGAATTACGCAACAGCACATCCAGCAGAAACTCGGCAATCATTCTCATCCACTGTCCGGATAAAAAAGGGCTTGTTGCCGCGGTAACCCGGTTTCTGGCGCACAACAACGGAAATATTCTGGAAATTGACCAGCATGTGGACAAGCTCAGCCAGGTGTTTTTCATGCGTGTGGAGTGGGATCTTGATGGTTTTCTGATTCCCGACGATCAGATTGAAAGCGAATTTTCAAAGCATATCGGCACTCCGTTTGATATGCACTGGCAACTTTACTTTTCCAGAGAAAAACCCAAAATGGCAGTTTTTGTCTCCGGCTACGGACATTGCCTTTACGATATTCTTGCCCGGTATGACAGCGGGGAATGGTATGTGGATATTCCCCTGATTATCAGCAATCATCCGCATATGAAGCAGGTGGCAGACCGGTACGGGATTGACTACCATCAGTTTGATGTTAACCAGGAAAACAAGCCGGAAGTAGAGGCGAAGCAAAAAGAGTTGCTGCATTCGTACGAAATCGATGTGATGGTGCTGGCGCGGTATATGCAGATTTTGTCAGACAATTTTGTGGCGGATTATCCGGGCCGGATTATAAACATTCACCATTCCTTCCTTCCGGCCTTTCCCGGTGCACGTCCGTATCATTCGGCTTTTCAGCGCGGCGTAAAGGTGATCGGAGCAACCAGCCATTATGTAACCGCCGATCTGGATGAAGGCCCCATTATTGAACAGGATGTGATCCACGTAAATCACCGGCATTCAGTGGAGGATCTGGCCAGAAAGGGGCGCGATCTGGAAAAAATTGTACTGGCAAGGGCGATCTGGCTTCATCTGGAGCGCCGGACCATGGTCTTCGAAAATCGGACAATCGTATTTCAGTAA
- the clpB gene encoding ATP-dependent chaperone ClpB, whose translation MNLNKFTLKAQESIQQALEVASDNGHQALEPVHILKALISDQSNITVTILKKIGVSINEVESGIAEIMKKTPVVKGASVSGQYMSNDTKSLFDKASSLASEFGDEYISSEHLLLALIDHESEVSRLLKRSGVKREDVMNVLQDVRGSQKVDDPNAEGRYEALKKYARDLNEAAEKNKLDPVIGRDQEIRRVMQILTRRTKNNPVLVGEPGVGKTAIAEGLALRIIQGDVPEGLKTKRVIALDMGALIAGAKYRGEFEDRLKAVVKEVIDADGEIILFIDEIHTLVGAGATEGAMDAANILKPSLARGELRAIGATTLSEYRKFVEKDKALERRLQTVHVDEPSVEDTVSIMRGLKEKYELHHGVRITDGAIIAAAELSDRYISARFLPDKAIDLMDEAASRLRIEIDSMPEELDQIDRQIRQLEIEREAIKREEDKSKLEDINRELADLNEKYKELKSRWNSERELIQNIRSMKQEIENARNEADKAEREGRYEQVAELRYGKIANLEKELEATKEKLTEQQKQSPMLKEEVEADHVAEIVSRWTGIPVRKMLQSERMKLLSMEDELHQRVIGQDQAIDAVSHAVRRSRAGLQDEHRPIGSFIFLGSTGVGKTELARSLADYLFDDENAMVRIDMSEYMERHSVSRLVGAPPGYVGYEEGGQLTEAVRRKPYSVVLLDEIEKAHADVFNILLQLLDDGRLTDNKGVTVDFTNTIVIMTSNIGSQEIRRKIEEASGDISEAEYAKLQARLLETLKETIRPEFLNRIDDIIVFHPLGKDQIRQIVDIQLKRVDRMLAKKDVTIRLDSQVRDWLADRGYDPQFGARPLKRLIQREVVNKLATMLISKSGEEPVEYEVKVAKNGNELTFAEVFDDVEAWSE comes from the coding sequence ATGAATTTGAACAAATTTACTTTAAAAGCTCAGGAAAGTATTCAGCAGGCTTTGGAGGTTGCATCAGATAACGGCCACCAGGCCCTGGAACCGGTGCATATTCTCAAAGCACTGATTTCTGACCAGTCCAATATCACCGTAACCATTCTCAAGAAAATTGGTGTCTCGATTAATGAAGTGGAGTCCGGTATCGCGGAGATTATGAAGAAAACTCCGGTTGTCAAAGGAGCTTCGGTATCCGGTCAATATATGTCGAATGACACCAAATCTTTGTTTGACAAGGCATCGTCCCTGGCATCTGAATTCGGGGACGAATACATAAGCTCGGAACACCTGCTGCTGGCTTTGATCGACCATGAAAGCGAAGTTTCGCGGCTGCTCAAGAGATCGGGTGTCAAGCGGGAGGATGTCATGAACGTACTTCAGGATGTGCGGGGCAGTCAGAAGGTGGATGACCCCAACGCCGAGGGACGTTATGAGGCATTGAAAAAATATGCACGCGACCTGAATGAAGCCGCCGAGAAAAACAAACTTGATCCGGTCATCGGCCGGGATCAGGAAATCCGCAGGGTTATGCAGATCCTGACCCGCCGGACAAAGAACAACCCCGTACTGGTTGGTGAGCCGGGAGTGGGTAAAACGGCCATCGCCGAGGGACTCGCACTCCGGATCATACAGGGCGATGTTCCTGAAGGACTCAAGACCAAGCGCGTTATTGCACTCGACATGGGTGCGCTGATCGCGGGGGCCAAATACCGCGGCGAATTCGAGGACCGGCTGAAGGCCGTGGTCAAGGAGGTTATCGATGCCGACGGTGAGATTATCCTTTTCATTGACGAGATTCACACCCTGGTTGGCGCCGGTGCCACAGAAGGAGCCATGGACGCAGCCAATATCCTCAAGCCAAGCCTTGCCAGAGGAGAGTTGCGCGCCATAGGGGCGACAACCTTGTCCGAATACCGGAAATTCGTTGAGAAGGACAAGGCTCTGGAGCGCAGGCTGCAGACAGTCCATGTCGATGAACCATCAGTGGAGGACACCGTTTCCATCATGCGCGGACTCAAGGAAAAATATGAACTGCACCACGGTGTGCGCATTACCGATGGAGCCATCATCGCAGCGGCGGAGCTGTCCGACAGGTATATTTCCGCCCGTTTTCTGCCGGACAAGGCCATTGACCTTATGGATGAGGCTGCATCGCGTCTGCGAATCGAAATCGACTCCATGCCGGAAGAACTGGATCAGATTGATCGTCAGATCAGGCAGCTTGAAATCGAACGTGAAGCCATCAAACGGGAAGAAGACAAGTCAAAACTTGAGGATATTAACCGCGAGCTTGCCGATCTGAATGAGAAGTACAAAGAGCTGAAATCACGATGGAACTCCGAACGGGAGCTGATCCAGAATATCCGCAGCATGAAGCAGGAAATCGAGAATGCCCGCAATGAGGCTGACAAGGCGGAGCGGGAGGGCCGCTATGAACAGGTGGCCGAGCTGCGGTACGGCAAAATCGCCAATCTCGAAAAAGAGCTGGAAGCGACAAAAGAGAAGCTCACAGAGCAGCAGAAACAATCACCCATGCTCAAGGAAGAGGTTGAAGCTGATCATGTCGCTGAAATTGTATCCCGCTGGACGGGTATTCCGGTGCGAAAAATGCTCCAGAGCGAGCGCATGAAGCTGCTCTCGATGGAGGACGAACTGCATCAGCGGGTGATCGGGCAGGATCAGGCCATCGACGCTGTTTCGCACGCGGTGCGGCGGTCACGTGCCGGACTTCAGGACGAACATCGCCCGATCGGCTCCTTTATCTTCCTCGGCTCCACCGGCGTCGGCAAGACCGAGCTTGCACGCTCTCTTGCAGACTATCTTTTCGATGACGAGAACGCCATGGTCCGCATAGACATGAGCGAGTACATGGAGCGGCACAGTGTGAGCCGCCTGGTGGGGGCGCCTCCGGGATACGTTGGCTACGAGGAAGGCGGACAGCTCACAGAAGCAGTGCGTCGCAAACCTTATTCGGTGGTTCTGCTTGATGAAATTGAGAAGGCGCATGCGGATGTGTTCAACATTCTTTTGCAGTTGCTCGACGATGGCCGCCTCACTGACAACAAGGGAGTGACGGTCGATTTCACAAATACCATTGTGATCATGACCAGCAATATCGGATCACAGGAGATCCGGCGTAAAATCGAGGAAGCCTCAGGAGACATTTCCGAAGCTGAATATGCCAAACTTCAGGCACGGCTGCTGGAGACGCTGAAAGAGACGATCCGGCCGGAGTTTCTCAACCGGATTGACGACATCATCGTATTCCATCCGCTTGGCAAGGATCAGATCCGTCAGATTGTTGATATCCAGCTCAAGCGTGTTGACCGCATGCTTGCCAAAAAGGATGTCACGATCAGACTGGACAGTCAGGTTCGCGACTGGCTGGCCGACCGCGGTTATGATCCGCAGTTTGGAGCGAGACCGCTTAAGCGGCTGATTCAGCGCGAGGTTGTGAACAAACTGGCAACCATGCTTATTTCCAAATCTGGTGAAGAACCGGTTGAGTATGAGGTTAAAGTGGCCAAAAACGGGAATGAGCTGACATTTGCCGAGGTGTTCGACGATGTTGAGGCGTGGTCAGAGTGA
- a CDS encoding DnaJ C-terminal domain-containing protein: MNYKDYYSILGVKKGASKDEIKKAYRKLARKYHPDVNPDDKEAARKFNEIGEAYEVLSDDENRKLYDQVGADWKKYKQAGAQSGDFNWQQYARGQAGQGGRHAYSRTTEDFFGGGDFSDFFEQIFGGGINRGQQRQRRARPGADFRDAGYGWDVRTESRKGKDITAELEITLEEAYRGTEKSVRVNKNQMKIKIPKGIYSGRRLKLKGRGQPGTGGGEPGDLYIKVTIKPHEVFTREDDDLYTNVEVSLYKALLGGTMEVPTMNGTVKIKVPAESQPGRVFRLRGYGMPVFQQEEKKGDLFATLQVRLPEKLSKKEKEMFRELAEIRKENL; encoded by the coding sequence ATGAATTACAAAGATTATTACAGTATTCTTGGAGTTAAAAAAGGTGCTTCGAAAGATGAAATAAAGAAGGCTTACCGAAAGCTGGCCAGAAAATACCACCCGGATGTCAATCCGGATGACAAGGAAGCGGCCAGAAAGTTCAATGAGATCGGTGAAGCCTATGAAGTGCTCAGTGATGATGAAAACCGGAAGCTCTACGATCAGGTAGGAGCTGACTGGAAAAAGTACAAGCAGGCGGGAGCACAAAGTGGTGATTTCAACTGGCAGCAGTACGCACGTGGGCAGGCTGGACAGGGAGGCCGGCATGCCTATTCCAGAACAACAGAAGACTTTTTCGGCGGGGGCGACTTTTCGGACTTTTTTGAGCAAATCTTCGGTGGGGGCATCAACCGTGGTCAGCAAAGACAGCGCCGTGCACGTCCGGGTGCCGACTTTCGGGATGCCGGATATGGCTGGGATGTCAGAACAGAGTCCCGGAAAGGCAAGGACATAACCGCTGAACTTGAAATCACACTTGAAGAAGCATATCGCGGTACAGAAAAGTCTGTGCGTGTTAATAAGAATCAGATGAAAATAAAAATCCCGAAAGGGATTTACAGCGGACGCAGGCTGAAACTGAAAGGCCGCGGCCAGCCAGGAACCGGTGGAGGAGAACCCGGTGACTTATACATCAAAGTCACAATTAAACCTCACGAGGTATTTACTAGAGAGGACGATGACCTGTATACCAATGTCGAAGTGAGCCTCTACAAAGCACTTCTGGGAGGCACCATGGAGGTGCCAACCATGAACGGTACGGTCAAAATCAAGGTGCCTGCAGAATCACAGCCCGGCCGGGTATTCCGGCTTCGCGGCTATGGCATGCCCGTGTTCCAACAGGAAGAAAAGAAAGGTGACCTGTTTGCAACATTGCAGGTGCGGTTGCCTGAAAAGCTTTCGAAAAAAGAAAAAGAAATGTTCCGCGAGCTTGCGGAAATACGCAAAGAAAATCTCTGA
- a CDS encoding DegQ family serine endoprotease — MKSHYSKFATALTVVLVFLIIRVPLGAGTADEPYEFKPRESDQQAELKDESQDLLTRFNNALVNLSDVTKPTVVMVSTERTVRRSTGGRGMFDDFFRPFRDDPFFRDHPFFRDRGEDREREYRTQGLGSGVIVSEDGYILTNHHVIAQADTIKITLINQKEIPATVVGSDPNTDIAVLKIEAENLPYMEFGDSEELQVGEMVMAIGSPLGAALAHTVTQGIVSAKGREDLNILGRDGYENFIQTDAAINRGNSGGPLINMKGELIGINTAIASQSGGFQGIGFAIPSNMARNVMESIIEKGRVVRGFIGVEFQRLDESLARAFDLPEARGVLITNVSSDSPAEEAGLQPEDIILKFNGREVETGSEFRRRVAEMSPGTEITLTIFRDGDEMDVNVTLGEHPTDDLAVADQETIRDVIGFSVTELTRELAERLRIRPDVEGVVVEEVDGNSPAAENGLRQGDVIVSLNRMPVTSVSEFNEAVSEMTVGESMLLQVLRGNQRLFIAFELQST; from the coding sequence ATGAAAAGTCATTACTCGAAGTTTGCCACCGCATTAACTGTCGTACTGGTATTTTTGATTATCCGCGTGCCTCTGGGGGCAGGCACAGCTGATGAGCCGTATGAATTTAAACCGAGGGAATCTGATCAACAGGCAGAATTAAAGGATGAATCTCAGGATCTGCTGACACGCTTCAACAACGCACTGGTGAACTTGTCGGACGTTACCAAGCCCACTGTTGTGATGGTATCTACGGAAAGGACAGTGAGAAGAAGCACGGGCGGCAGAGGCATGTTTGATGATTTCTTCCGGCCGTTCAGAGATGATCCGTTTTTCCGTGACCATCCGTTTTTCCGTGACCGCGGTGAAGATCGTGAGCGTGAATACCGGACACAGGGTCTGGGTTCAGGTGTGATTGTTTCAGAGGATGGGTATATACTCACCAACCATCACGTTATTGCCCAGGCCGATACCATCAAAATTACTCTGATTAATCAGAAAGAAATCCCGGCCACGGTAGTTGGTTCAGATCCCAATACCGACATCGCGGTTCTCAAAATTGAAGCGGAAAACCTGCCCTATATGGAGTTCGGAGACAGCGAAGAACTTCAGGTCGGTGAAATGGTAATGGCTATTGGAAGTCCGCTCGGTGCCGCACTGGCACATACGGTCACCCAGGGTATCGTGAGCGCCAAAGGAAGGGAAGACCTTAATATTCTCGGACGGGACGGCTATGAGAATTTCATACAGACCGATGCCGCCATTAACCGGGGTAACTCCGGCGGACCGCTTATCAATATGAAAGGCGAACTGATCGGAATCAACACTGCCATTGCCTCTCAGTCGGGTGGCTTCCAGGGAATCGGATTTGCCATTCCCAGCAACATGGCCCGCAATGTGATGGAGTCCATCATCGAAAAAGGACGGGTCGTCCGCGGATTTATCGGTGTTGAGTTTCAGCGGCTTGATGAAAGCCTTGCCAGAGCATTTGATCTTCCCGAAGCACGAGGTGTTCTTATCACCAACGTATCCAGTGATTCTCCTGCTGAAGAGGCCGGTCTGCAGCCCGAGGATATCATCCTGAAATTCAATGGCCGGGAAGTGGAAACCGGATCAGAGTTCCGTCGCAGGGTGGCTGAAATGTCACCGGGCACCGAGATTACGTTGACGATATTCCGTGATGGTGACGAGATGGACGTAAATGTTACTCTGGGAGAGCATCCGACCGATGATCTGGCGGTGGCCGATCAGGAGACGATCCGCGATGTCATAGGCTTTTCGGTTACTGAACTGACCCGTGAACTGGCTGAAAGATTGCGGATACGCCCTGATGTGGAAGGTGTGGTCGTTGAAGAAGTCGACGGCAACAGCCCGGCAGCTGAGAATGGTCTGCGCCAGGGTGATGTCATAGTTTCCCTGAACAGAATGCCGGTAACTTCGGTTTCTGAATTCAACGAGGCGGTTTCTGAAATGACAGTGGGTGAATCCATGTTGCTTCAGGTTCTGAGAGGTAATCAGCGGTTGTTTATCGCTTTTGAGCTGCAAAGCACATGA
- a CDS encoding protein-tyrosine-phosphatase — translation MSRIYPVIDQLIDQFLEEEDHIPQSRQHIIEDLVKNIRDVQKSKEPVRLNFICTHNSRRSQMAQIWAHALAHSFQIPSVECYSGGTEVTAFHPNAIRAMKTLGFQITPETPSSNGPNPRWHVSAGSNLTELVCYSKKIEDSIDQSLPFIAVMTCSDADQNCPVVPGAQSRAAFTFEDPKSTDGTDKEQQAYLKTAVGIGRELTSVFKSL, via the coding sequence ATGTCACGTATATATCCCGTCATCGATCAGCTCATCGATCAGTTCCTGGAAGAAGAAGATCACATTCCGCAGTCGCGTCAGCACATTATTGAGGATCTGGTGAAAAATATCAGGGACGTGCAGAAGTCAAAAGAGCCGGTTAGGCTGAACTTTATTTGCACCCACAACTCAAGGCGCAGTCAAATGGCCCAGATCTGGGCACATGCACTCGCTCATTCCTTTCAGATTCCCAGTGTTGAGTGTTACTCGGGGGGCACTGAAGTAACGGCATTCCACCCCAATGCTATTCGTGCCATGAAAACGCTCGGATTTCAGATCACGCCCGAAACTCCGTCTTCAAACGGTCCCAATCCGCGCTGGCATGTTTCTGCCGGATCCAACCTGACCGAACTGGTCTGCTATTCCAAAAAAATTGAAGACAGCATCGATCAGAGTCTTCCGTTTATAGCCGTAATGACCTGTTCGGATGCCGATCAGAACTGTCCGGTTGTACCTGGAGCACAGTCCCGGGCTGCCTTTACATTTGAAGATCCCAAAAGCACCGATGGCACGGACAAAGAACAGCAGGCTTATCTCAAAACAGCGGTCGGGATCGGAAGGGAGCTGACAAGTGTATTCAAGTCGTTGTAA
- a CDS encoding Hsp20/alpha crystallin family protein, whose amino-acid sequence MAITKYNPMQEFERAGVPRTFSSILDEFFNDVVTSDSGRLYAPSIDISETDSHYHVQAALPGMKKDDINIDLQDRRLTISGERKEETENKDTKHHVRETRYGQFERSIMLPNNINQDKIDARFEDGILKLDIEKKEKQVNKQIKVK is encoded by the coding sequence ATGGCTATCACAAAGTATAACCCAATGCAAGAATTTGAAAGAGCAGGAGTACCGCGCACCTTTTCCAGCATTCTGGATGAGTTTTTCAATGATGTAGTGACCAGTGACAGCGGCCGGCTTTATGCGCCGAGCATCGATATTTCCGAGACCGACAGTCACTATCATGTTCAGGCTGCGCTGCCCGGAATGAAGAAAGACGATATCAATATTGATCTGCAGGATCGTCGTCTGACCATTTCCGGTGAGCGTAAGGAAGAAACCGAAAACAAGGATACCAAGCATCATGTCCGTGAAACCCGTTACGGACAGTTCGAGCGTTCCATCATGCTTCCGAACAACATCAATCAGGACAAAATTGATGCACGTTTCGAAGATGGTATCCTTAAGCTGGATATCGAGAAGAAGGAAAAGCAGGTGAACAAGCAGATCAAGGTTAAGTAA
- a CDS encoding 3-deoxy-7-phosphoheptulonate synthase class II: MEQTSSKNWSPTSWQSHPIKQIPEYSNQKLLKQVYKELKSYPPLVNSWEVEDLRDQLALASRGKAFLLQGGDCAEVFDNCNAPQTVSLLKVLLQMSFILIHEMNIPVVRVGRIAGQYAKPRSKPMEKVAGQELPSYRGDLFNKFEQDEEARMTNPKRLLEGYKLSALTLNFIRSLTEGKGFANLNHPEYWELDFMRRNKYYKEYESMVKSITNAVRFVETISNHKIDALKQVRVHTSHEALNLYYDSAQTQQVPHNKGWYNLSTHMPWLGNRTRDLEGAHVEYFRGIRNPIGIKVGPPFESEEVVRLIEKLNPENTEGKVTLITRMGKDNVESMLPELIRTVERAGLSVIWSCDPMHGNTYATDENIKTRSFDDILTEIKQTFAVHRSEGTFLGGVHLELTGDNVTECVGGANNLRADGLKRNYKTFCDPRLNYQQSLEMAFLITKEWKATWQDR; this comes from the coding sequence GTGGAACAAACAAGTTCGAAAAACTGGAGCCCGACCTCCTGGCAATCCCATCCCATTAAACAAATCCCGGAGTATAGCAATCAGAAACTCCTGAAACAGGTCTATAAGGAACTGAAAAGCTACCCGCCTCTGGTCAATTCATGGGAGGTGGAAGATTTGCGTGATCAACTGGCTCTGGCATCCCGCGGCAAAGCGTTTTTGTTGCAGGGTGGAGACTGTGCCGAGGTCTTTGACAACTGCAATGCCCCTCAGACGGTGAGCCTGCTTAAGGTCCTGCTTCAGATGAGTTTTATCCTGATTCACGAAATGAACATACCGGTCGTGCGGGTGGGCAGAATCGCAGGGCAGTATGCCAAGCCCAGATCCAAACCCATGGAAAAAGTGGCCGGACAGGAGCTGCCATCCTACCGTGGTGATCTTTTCAACAAGTTTGAGCAGGACGAAGAGGCGCGGATGACCAATCCCAAGCGGCTACTGGAAGGATACAAGCTTTCGGCATTGACCCTGAATTTCATTCGTTCGCTGACGGAAGGAAAGGGTTTTGCCAACCTTAACCATCCGGAATACTGGGAGCTCGATTTCATGCGGCGGAACAAGTACTACAAGGAGTACGAGTCGATGGTCAAATCGATCACCAATGCCGTCCGTTTCGTAGAAACCATTTCCAATCACAAAATCGATGCCCTCAAACAGGTACGGGTTCACACATCTCATGAGGCACTCAATCTGTACTATGATTCGGCGCAGACTCAGCAGGTTCCTCATAACAAGGGCTGGTATAATCTGAGCACGCATATGCCGTGGCTGGGCAACCGGACCCGCGACCTTGAAGGCGCCCATGTTGAATATTTCCGCGGAATTCGCAATCCGATCGGGATCAAGGTCGGACCTCCGTTCGAAAGTGAGGAGGTTGTGCGGCTTATTGAAAAGCTCAATCCCGAAAATACGGAGGGAAAGGTCACTCTGATCACCCGCATGGGTAAAGACAATGTCGAATCCATGCTGCCGGAACTGATCCGCACCGTTGAGCGTGCCGGACTGAGTGTGATCTGGAGCTGCGACCCCATGCATGGCAATACGTATGCCACGGACGAAAATATCAAAACCAGAAGTTTTGACGATATTCTGACCGAAATCAAGCAAACATTTGCCGTACACCGGAGTGAGGGCACCTTTCTCGGCGGCGTCCATTTGGAGCTGACCGGTGACAACGTTACCGAATGTGTCGGAGGTGCGAACAATCTTCGTGCTGACGGACTCAAGCGCAATTACAAGACATTTTGTGATCCGCGCCTGAATTATCAGCAGAGTCTAGAGATGGCATTTCTGATTACAAAGGAGTGGAAGGCAACCTGGCAGGACCGCTGA